One Gemmatimonadaceae bacterium genomic window carries:
- a CDS encoding beta-lactamase family protein, producing the protein MNRSVDSIRILVRTLGVSTVLLGACAWGFGATHLSRDPAVDALRARTVRDSITVVLQRAVADGAFPGAYAAVGTARGVIAEVGVGRLDADDHQRPDASTIWDLASLTKVVGTTTAVMQLVQQGKVALDSPVVRYLPDWKAPGAAGITVRNLLTHSSGLPAWRPFYKEATSSADALLKLYATAPDTVPGVRFLYSDLGFILLGKMVERVSGEPLAQYDTAHVFGPLHMRDTRYLPPNAWRRRIAPTEQDPWRQRHLRGEVHDENAAMLGGVSGHAGLFASGRDLVRFARMYLNHGTLDGTRILDSATVAALTRMQDSTVSRRALGWETPTGGNSAGHRMSAAAFGHTGFTGGSLWMEPRDGIFVLLLTNRVNPTRENRKIASVRVDVADAALGAWRSTRGGN; encoded by the coding sequence ATGAATCGTTCGGTCGACTCCATCCGGATTCTCGTGCGGACGCTCGGCGTCTCGACGGTGCTGCTGGGCGCGTGCGCGTGGGGGTTTGGCGCCACGCACCTTTCCCGCGATCCAGCGGTCGATGCGCTGCGGGCGCGCACGGTTCGTGATTCCATCACCGTGGTGCTGCAGCGCGCCGTGGCGGACGGCGCGTTTCCGGGCGCCTATGCCGCCGTGGGAACCGCGCGCGGCGTCATTGCCGAAGTCGGCGTGGGCCGACTCGACGCCGATGACCATCAGCGCCCGGACGCCTCCACCATCTGGGATCTCGCGTCGCTCACCAAGGTCGTCGGTACGACCACCGCGGTGATGCAACTGGTCCAGCAAGGCAAAGTGGCGCTCGATTCGCCGGTCGTTCGCTATCTCCCGGACTGGAAGGCCCCCGGCGCGGCGGGGATCACCGTGCGGAACCTGCTGACACATTCCAGCGGGCTGCCGGCCTGGCGTCCTTTCTACAAGGAAGCGACGTCGTCGGCGGATGCCTTGCTCAAACTCTACGCGACCGCACCCGATACCGTACCCGGCGTGCGGTTCCTGTACAGCGATCTCGGTTTCATCCTGCTGGGCAAGATGGTCGAGCGCGTCAGCGGTGAACCGCTGGCCCAGTACGACACGGCGCACGTGTTCGGACCGCTGCACATGCGTGACACGCGGTATCTCCCGCCCAACGCGTGGCGGCGTCGTATCGCCCCAACCGAGCAGGACCCGTGGCGACAGCGCCATCTTCGTGGCGAGGTCCATGACGAGAATGCCGCCATGCTGGGGGGCGTGTCAGGGCACGCCGGCCTGTTCGCCAGCGGGCGCGATCTGGTGCGATTCGCACGCATGTACCTCAATCACGGGACCCTCGACGGAACCCGGATCCTGGACTCTGCCACGGTCGCCGCGCTGACCCGTATGCAGGACAGTACGGTGTCGCGCCGGGCGCTGGGCTGGGAGACCCCCACCGGTGGTAATTCAGCGGGTCACCGGATGTCGGCGGCCGCGTTCGGACACACCGGATTCACCGGCGGCTCGCTCTGGATGGAGCCTCGCGACGGGATCTTCGTGCTGCTGTTGACGAACCGGGTGAATCCGACCCGTGAAAACCGGAAGATCGCCTCGGTACGAGTCGACGTGGCGGACGCCGCCCTCGGGGCGTGGCGCAGCACCCGAGGGGGGAACTGA
- a CDS encoding glycoside hydrolase family 3 C-terminal domain-containing protein, whose translation MSRRALPATLALCISCAGAGRPGHQTPHPPSAPGLLSLAPGTPLPEAHRRWIDRTLTSLTLRERVAQMVMIWVLGDYTNAREPGYLKLVDQVKREGVGGLVMSLGSPIEVAEKVNSLQRVARIPLLVASDVEPGLGRLEGGVFVTSAYSAGSATVLPSNMAIGAANSETEAEAMGQITGREARAVGIHMAFAPVVDVNNNPSNPVINTRSFGEDPQRVAALSAAFIRGLQHAGVAATAKHFPGHGDTDTDSHLGLPVISVPRQRLDEIELVPFLASIQAGAAGMMTAHIALPIAYGDSTPATLSARIMLGLLRDTLRFRGVTVTDAMTMEGIAKGYGIEESSIRSVEAGDDVLLMPPDVTRAITAIVGAVESGRIPATRIDESVRRILELKLRTGAVSRPLVSLDVLRDSVGSPEHRQQAQQVADHAITLLRDRDALLPIATTASVHVITFAPDNDPLSGTWFAGEMRLGGARVRTTRLSPRAGQAELDSLTVDATRADRVVVYTYTRTLEGDGRLAIPAAIARFVSGLAESGKLVVVAGGNPYQIRQMPQIPSYLVTYGRGEALERAAARAVMGRIGISGHTPVSLPGYFSRGEGLMRASGALPSGNKR comes from the coding sequence GTGTCCCGACGCGCCCTGCCCGCGACCCTCGCGCTGTGCATCAGCTGCGCCGGTGCCGGTCGCCCCGGGCACCAGACCCCTCACCCACCGAGCGCGCCCGGCCTACTGTCTCTCGCACCCGGCACGCCGCTTCCCGAGGCCCATCGCCGCTGGATTGACCGCACACTGACCTCGCTCACCTTGCGCGAGCGCGTCGCCCAGATGGTCATGATCTGGGTCCTTGGAGATTACACGAACGCACGCGAACCGGGCTACCTCAAACTCGTCGATCAGGTGAAACGCGAGGGCGTGGGCGGCCTGGTGATGTCGCTGGGCTCGCCCATCGAAGTGGCCGAGAAGGTCAATAGCCTGCAGCGCGTCGCGCGCATTCCGCTGCTCGTGGCCAGCGATGTCGAGCCAGGGCTGGGGCGACTTGAAGGTGGGGTGTTCGTGACATCCGCGTACTCGGCCGGATCGGCCACTGTGCTGCCCAGCAACATGGCCATCGGTGCCGCGAACAGCGAGACGGAGGCCGAGGCCATGGGGCAGATCACGGGACGCGAAGCCCGCGCCGTTGGCATTCACATGGCGTTTGCGCCAGTGGTGGACGTCAACAACAACCCGTCGAATCCGGTGATCAACACGAGATCATTCGGTGAGGATCCGCAGCGTGTCGCCGCACTCTCCGCCGCGTTCATTCGCGGCCTGCAGCACGCCGGCGTCGCCGCCACCGCCAAGCACTTCCCCGGCCACGGCGACACCGATACCGACTCGCATCTTGGATTGCCGGTGATTTCGGTGCCGCGCCAGCGTCTCGATGAAATCGAGTTGGTGCCGTTTCTCGCGTCGATACAGGCGGGGGCCGCCGGCATGATGACGGCGCACATCGCCCTTCCAATCGCCTATGGCGACAGCACCCCAGCGACCTTGTCGGCACGCATCATGCTCGGCCTGTTGCGCGATACGCTTCGTTTTCGCGGTGTGACCGTCACCGATGCCATGACCATGGAAGGGATCGCGAAGGGGTACGGCATCGAAGAAAGCAGTATTCGTTCCGTCGAAGCCGGAGACGACGTGCTGCTGATGCCGCCGGATGTCACGCGCGCCATCACCGCCATCGTCGGTGCCGTTGAGTCGGGTCGCATTCCCGCCACACGGATCGACGAGAGCGTGCGCCGCATCCTCGAACTCAAACTGCGCACGGGCGCGGTCAGCCGCCCGCTCGTGTCACTGGACGTCCTTCGCGATTCCGTGGGTTCACCGGAGCATCGGCAGCAAGCACAGCAGGTGGCCGATCACGCCATCACGCTCCTGCGCGATCGGGATGCGTTGCTGCCGATTGCCACCACCGCCTCCGTGCACGTGATCACATTCGCCCCCGATAACGATCCGCTCTCGGGAACATGGTTTGCCGGTGAGATGCGGTTGGGCGGCGCGCGCGTTCGCACCACGCGACTCTCTCCCCGTGCCGGTCAGGCCGAACTGGATTCGTTGACAGTCGACGCGACGCGTGCCGATCGCGTGGTGGTGTACACCTATACACGCACACTCGAAGGCGATGGGCGCCTGGCGATTCCCGCGGCGATCGCCCGTTTCGTAAGCGGACTGGCAGAGAGCGGCAAACTGGTGGTCGTCGCCGGTGGCAACCCTTACCAAATTCGACAGATGCCCCAGATTCCGAGTTACCTGGTGACCTACGGGCGCGGTGAAGCACTGGAGCGCGCCGCCGCGCGCGCCGTCATGGGTCGCATCGGCATCAGTGGTCACACTCCGGTATCACTGCCCGGATACTTCTCGCGGGGTGAGGGCCTGATGCGCGCGTCCGGCGCACTCCCCTCCGGAAACAAACGATGA
- a CDS encoding iron-sulfur cluster assembly accessory protein, whose amino-acid sequence MVVITPVAAVEVRKFMEAEGVTAEQGGLRVSVMPGGCSGFKYGLVIEDKMADDDLVVANDGFNVFVDPFSAQYLSGTVIDYTTSMQGSGFTFKNPNSTGGCGCGSSFSA is encoded by the coding sequence ATGGTCGTGATCACGCCGGTCGCCGCCGTCGAAGTTCGCAAGTTCATGGAAGCTGAGGGTGTGACGGCCGAACAGGGCGGTCTGCGAGTCTCGGTGATGCCTGGCGGCTGCAGCGGCTTCAAGTACGGGCTGGTCATTGAAGACAAGATGGCCGACGATGATCTGGTGGTCGCCAACGACGGCTTCAACGTGTTCGTCGACCCGTTCTCCGCCCAGTACCTTTCCGGCACCGTCATCGACTACACCACTTCGATGCAGGGATCGGGATTCACCTTCAAGAATCCCAACTCGACCGGCGGCTGCGGCTGCGGGAGTTCCTTCTCGGCGTAA